The genomic interval TTGCGTCGGAGCCGCTGTAAAGCCTGCTGCCGATTCTCCAGCGGAAGCGCCACTGCTCTTCTCGTACGTATCATCCATCATTGATGGAATAAACTTCGCCTTGCAGGGGCAGGTACTGTAGCTGTCGAGGGTTCCGGCCATTCGCCGGTCATGAATGGTATCGTTGTCGATGCCACCGGCTATCTTGAAAAGCCCGGCATGTTTACCGCAGGTCACGCTGTCCTGTTCCCGGGCAACCGGTTTATCAAACAGAGTGTGATCCTCTGCGCCCGTGGTGATTTTCCCGCCGCAGGTCGTCTTGTCGCCCTGCACCAGGTAAAAGCCTTCTGCTGCCATATTTTTCCCTTTAGCTGAATTCTGTCCGGGTTATCCGCAAAGCACTGCACTGCTTGCCGGATCGAGCGCAATCAGACCGGACAGAAGCAAATCCATCTCGGGCTGAAGCCGTGATTTATCGGTTTCACTGCGCGTGGCTTTCATTCGCAGCAGTCTGAGGCGACGTGATTTCACTTCAAACAACAGTGCAGGAGTCCACTGTGTGAGGGTGATTGACTGTGCTGCACCATCGAGCTCACCCAGCAAATGCAGCGCCAGTTCATTCTTACCTTTCTGCTCGGCCACACGGGCCATCAGCAAGCGCAGCAACCATTTGTCTTTCGTGGAATCCGCACCCGGGCGCGTCTGGAGCCAGTGGAGTGTGGCGTCCAGACCGTCAGTGTCCGCTTTCTCCAGGGCTTCCGGCTCGAGGGCCAGGATATCATTATCCGCCTCACTGACAGCACTGACCGGCTCATCCCGCCAGCCGGACATATCGTCCAGCACGCTCTGGTTTATCCAGTTCAGCGTGACCTCATCGGCAAACGGCGTACCGTCATTAAAGGCCAGGGTTTCAAGACCGGTAAGGCGGCGCAGCAGTCCTTTCAGGTCGGCGGCGATGATATCAGCCAGTACATCCTGTCCCGATTTCATCAGGGCCTGGTGGATATGCCACTGCAAATCCAGCCAGAGGTGATTGGCGCCACGCGAGAAGGTGCTGTCCGCCTGCTCCAGTATCTCCAGCCAGCTCTGCTGCAGGTACAGGCGTTTGAGCATGGCCCGCTGGTCAGCCCGCGGCGGTTCGATGCGCGTTTTTCCTTCGGCATCCGGGGCCGGAATAGCGCTCAGCGTGTCATGACGCAGGCTTTTCATCAGCCGGTGGGCGGCAAGCCAGCCATCGGGTTGCTCACGCAAATATCCGGTCAGTGTACGGGCCTGGGCCAGCAAATCCTGACCGGAGGTAATGCGACTCAGAACTGGCGCGTCAGGCTCCGTCGTATGCGTGGAGGTCTGTGACTGTGCCTTGTTACCGGCGTTCTGTGGCACCACAGCATCCACACCCCCGGCCTTCATCAGGCGAGATTCAAGCGCACTGTACAGGGCATTCAGTTCTGGCCGTGACGCTTCCGGTTCTGTCTCCAGACTGTCGCGAATAAGCAGCAGCGCACCGGCAGTGCGCAGTGCATCATCGCGTACCACTTCCGGCCAGAGTGACAGGCTGTCCAGAACACGGGAGCCTGCGAGCCACTCCAGCGCCGGTTTACGGCTCCGTTCACGCTGAGGGTGAAGCTGCGTTCCATAGCGCTGTAGCAATCCCGCCAGCAGTTCAAGCCCTTCGGCAAATCCGGTTTCCCCGTCCTGGTGCAGGCGCGCCCAGCAG from Lelliottia sp. JS-SCA-14 carries:
- the tssA gene encoding type VI secretion system protein TssA; translated protein: MSTLQNLVVACQADDTQLRQQAQTRTENWQAWLAPVTDTSPTGEDPGYDDDFQRIREEVNKLSGIDTGLICSLAEKLLISTAKDIRIATYYCWARLHQDGETGFAEGLELLAGLLQRYGTQLHPQRERSRKPALEWLAGSRVLDSLSLWPEVVRDDALRTAGALLLIRDSLETEPEASRPELNALYSALESRLMKAGGVDAVVPQNAGNKAQSQTSTHTTEPDAPVLSRITSGQDLLAQARTLTGYLREQPDGWLAAHRLMKSLRHDTLSAIPAPDAEGKTRIEPPRADQRAMLKRLYLQQSWLEILEQADSTFSRGANHLWLDLQWHIHQALMKSGQDVLADIIAADLKGLLRRLTGLETLAFNDGTPFADEVTLNWINQSVLDDMSGWRDEPVSAVSEADNDILALEPEALEKADTDGLDATLHWLQTRPGADSTKDKWLLRLLMARVAEQKGKNELALHLLGELDGAAQSITLTQWTPALLFEVKSRRLRLLRMKATRSETDKSRLQPEMDLLLSGLIALDPASSAVLCG